CGGTGGGGCTGCGCGGCGGGCGCTTTGGCTGTGACGCGTCTCGGCGCCCAACCAGCAATGCCGCGACTTGAAGAACTGATGGCCTTACTCAACGGGAGGTGAAAGTTTGTGAAAAAGGGACCATTGCTCAACCAGGCCCTCTCCGAAATTATCGCCGGGATGGGTCACGGTCAGTTGCTCGTGATCGGTGACGCAGGTCTCCCAATCCCGCACGGACCACGTCGTGTTGATTTAGCGCTGACGTCCGGCGTGCCGTCTTTCTTGGACACCGTCCGGGTGGTGCTTAGCGAACTGCAGGTGGAAGAAGCACTGATCGCGCAGGAAACGCAACATCAAAACCCAACCGTAGGTGAGAAGGTCATCCGGCTGTTGGCTGAGCATGGCGTTCCTCTGCGAACAATCACCCATGACGAGTTGAAGCGACTGTCCCGGGAGTCGGTAGCCGTGGTGCGTACTGGAGAATGCACGCCGTACGCCAACATTATCCTGCGGTCGGGGGTTACTTTCTGACCATGTGTGCCGTGGTACTGCGCGCCACCGGCATACGTAAGGTGTTTCCTGGGGTCATTGCTCTCGATGAAGTGGACCTTGATTTACATCAAGGTGAGATTCACGGCTTGTTAGGCGAAAACGGGGCGGGCAAGAGCACCCTGATCAAGGTGTTAGCGGGCTATCACGTGCCGGACGCAGGGCGGCTTGAATTAGCTGGGCGGCCGGTAACGTTCCGAGGGCCTCGGGAGGCGCGGGAGGCGGGTGTCGCGACTATCTACCAAGAATTGACCCTTGCCCCGGATATGACGGTAGCGGAAAACATCTGTCTCGGCCGTGAACCGGTGCGCTTGGGCCGCATTGACCGTGTAGCGATGCGCGACATTGCACAGAGGGCTCTGGCTCGCCTCGGCGTGGATCTCGATCCAGATGTTCCTGTTCGGCAGCTTGGAGTAGCCGTCCAGCAGATGGTGGAGATTGCCCGTGCGCTGAGTATGGAAAGCCGGGTGTTGATTCTCGACGAACCGACAGCGGCGCTGACCCCTGCCGAGGTTGAGCGACTCTTCACGATACTCCGTGGGTTGCGTTTACAAGGCGTGGCGATCCTCTACATTAGCCATCGGCTTGAGGAAGTGCTGAGCCTTTGTGATCGGGTGACGGTGTTGCGCGACGGTCGCGCGGTGGCAACAGTCACCATGGCCGAGGCAGATCTCGACGTGTTGATTCGCCTCATGGCAGGCCGATCAATGACCGAACGGTATCCACCAAGGTATTCATCTATCGGCGACGTTGTGCTAGACGTCCGAGGCGCCACCCGCCAAGGGGTATTCCACGGTGTATCGTTGCAGGTGCGGCGCGGCGAAGTAGTAGGACTCGCGGGACTGCTCGGGGCTGGTCGTACCGAGTTGTTGCGTGCTATCGCTGGGGCCGACCCCCTCGACGAAGGCGAGGTATGGGTCGAAGGCCGGTGGCTGCCGCCTGGTAATCCCGGGAGGGCACTACGGTGTGGGGTGGCGCTTGTGCCCGAGGACCGCAAGCGGCAAGGCCTG
The sequence above is drawn from the Thermaerobacter sp. FW80 genome and encodes:
- a CDS encoding sugar ABC transporter ATP-binding protein; this translates as MCAVVLRATGIRKVFPGVIALDEVDLDLHQGEIHGLLGENGAGKSTLIKVLAGYHVPDAGRLELAGRPVTFRGPREAREAGVATIYQELTLAPDMTVAENICLGREPVRLGRIDRVAMRDIAQRALARLGVDLDPDVPVRQLGVAVQQMVEIARALSMESRVLILDEPTAALTPAEVERLFTILRGLRLQGVAILYISHRLEEVLSLCDRVTVLRDGRAVATVTMAEADLDVLIRLMAGRSMTERYPPRYSSIGDVVLDVRGATRQGVFHGVSLQVRRGEVVGLAGLLGAGRTELLRAIAGADPLDEGEVWVEGRWLPPGNPGRALRCGVALVPEDRKRQGLFLQRPLRENLTLAALPLLSRAGWVSHRAERQLARDLVRRLAIRCRDEEQVVAELSGGNQQKAVLARWLAIKPRVLLLDEPTRGVDISAKVELYTLINSLAEDGVAIVMASSDLSELLGMCDRIMVMAGGRIVKELPAANASKEAVLRAAAGGAE
- the rbsD gene encoding D-ribose pyranase — its product is MKKGPLLNQALSEIIAGMGHGQLLVIGDAGLPIPHGPRRVDLALTSGVPSFLDTVRVVLSELQVEEALIAQETQHQNPTVGEKVIRLLAEHGVPLRTITHDELKRLSRESVAVVRTGECTPYANIILRSGVTF